The following proteins come from a genomic window of Achromobacter deleyi:
- a CDS encoding ABC transporter permease — protein sequence MQTPTDAAAQAAADLPGGGTPHVTAWRQIRQGLRSWPVMLALVVLLIIVAIALFAPLLGTVDPTYINPGARLKQPFTDYLFGTDAFGRDVWSRVAYGARVSLIAGLGAAVVSVAIGLVVGVIAGWFRSLDGIIMRTMDAIMAIPGILLAIALVSVTGASLMTVLVAITIPEIPRVVRLVRGQILTVRGEPYVEAALALGTPLPLLLWRHMVPSTIAPLTVQGTYVFASAMLTEAILSFLGAGIPPEIASWGNIMSEGRMYFRMLPGLILFPGLFLSLTVLSVNILGDALRDALDPKMVRRI from the coding sequence ATGCAAACGCCCACCGACGCCGCCGCGCAAGCGGCCGCCGATCTTCCCGGCGGCGGCACGCCCCACGTCACCGCCTGGCGCCAGATCCGCCAGGGCCTCAGGAGCTGGCCGGTCATGCTGGCCCTGGTGGTGCTGCTCATCATCGTCGCCATCGCCCTGTTCGCGCCGCTGCTGGGCACGGTCGACCCGACCTACATCAATCCCGGCGCGCGCCTGAAGCAGCCGTTCACCGACTACCTGTTCGGCACCGACGCGTTCGGCCGCGACGTCTGGTCGCGCGTGGCCTATGGCGCGCGCGTCTCGCTGATCGCGGGCCTGGGCGCCGCGGTCGTCAGCGTCGCCATCGGCCTGGTGGTGGGTGTCATCGCCGGCTGGTTCCGCTCGCTCGACGGCATCATCATGCGCACCATGGACGCCATCATGGCGATCCCCGGCATCCTGCTGGCGATCGCGCTGGTGTCGGTGACCGGCGCCAGCCTGATGACGGTGCTGGTGGCCATCACCATTCCCGAGATCCCGCGGGTGGTGCGGCTGGTGCGCGGCCAGATCCTGACCGTGCGCGGCGAACCCTACGTCGAGGCGGCGCTGGCGCTGGGCACGCCGCTGCCGCTGCTGCTGTGGCGCCACATGGTGCCCAGCACGATCGCGCCGCTGACGGTGCAGGGCACCTACGTGTTCGCCTCGGCCATGCTGACCGAGGCCATCCTGAGCTTCCTGGGCGCGGGCATCCCGCCCGAGATCGCCTCATGGGGCAACATCATGTCCGAGGGCCGCATGTACTTCCGCATGCTGCCCGGCCTGATCCTGTTCCCGGGGCTGTTCCTGTCGCTGACCGTGCTCAGCGTGAACATCCTGGGCGACGCGCTGCGCGACGCCCTCGATCCGAAAATGGTGCGCAGGATCTGA
- a CDS encoding ABC transporter ATP-binding protein produces MTYSPTPPAGDTSSAVLAIRNLSVEVGGAGNRVVRNLSLDVHAGETVCVVGESGSGKSVTSLAVMGLLPPGVLRISAGSIRVEGEDVATATPRRLRELRATRMAMVFQEPMTALNPVHTVGKQVDEVLRLHRRMSAAERRAKVLEMFRSVHLPDVERIYDAYPHQLSGGQRQRIVIAMALILEPKLLIADEPTTALDVTTQKQILLLIKELQVKHQTAVLFITHDFGVVAEIADRIVVMNRGDLIESGTRHEILAEPKQSYTRRLVSSVPSLVPSHREAPVGQPVLHVKGLGRTYGGKSSLFSRRAPQNVIAAADVNLTLRKGEILGIVGESGSGKSTVARCIVRLIEPTAGHMMMGGEDLSTLSGAALRPVRRRIQIVFQDPYRSLNPRRTVGESIIEGLLNFGVPRDKAEQRAGETLSVVGLSPDAMRRYPHQFSGGQRQRICIARALVMDPEILVADEAVSALDVSVQAQVLELLEQVRQRTGVGVLFITHDLRVAAQICDTIMVMQRGKVVETGAAQAVLTDPRHEYTRALIDAAPGRDWDFRNFRPVAAGLASPAA; encoded by the coding sequence ATGACCTACTCTCCCACTCCCCCCGCGGGCGACACCTCGTCCGCCGTGCTGGCCATCCGCAACCTGTCGGTGGAAGTCGGCGGCGCCGGCAACCGCGTGGTGCGCAACCTGAGCCTGGACGTGCACGCCGGCGAGACCGTGTGCGTGGTCGGCGAGTCCGGCTCCGGCAAGTCGGTCACCTCGCTGGCCGTCATGGGCCTGCTGCCGCCCGGCGTGCTGCGCATCAGCGCCGGCTCGATCCGCGTCGAAGGCGAGGACGTGGCCACCGCCACGCCGCGCCGCCTGCGCGAACTGCGCGCCACCCGCATGGCGATGGTGTTCCAGGAACCCATGACCGCGCTGAATCCGGTGCACACCGTCGGCAAGCAGGTCGACGAAGTGCTGCGGCTGCATCGCCGCATGTCGGCCGCCGAGCGCCGCGCCAAGGTGCTGGAGATGTTCCGCTCGGTGCATCTGCCCGACGTCGAACGCATCTACGATGCCTATCCGCACCAGCTCTCGGGCGGCCAGCGCCAGCGCATCGTCATCGCCATGGCGCTGATCCTCGAACCCAAGCTGCTGATCGCCGACGAGCCGACCACGGCGCTGGACGTCACCACGCAGAAACAGATCCTGCTGCTCATCAAGGAACTGCAGGTCAAGCACCAGACCGCCGTGCTGTTCATCACGCACGACTTCGGCGTGGTCGCCGAGATCGCCGACCGCATCGTGGTGATGAACCGCGGCGACCTGATCGAAAGCGGCACGCGCCACGAGATCCTGGCCGAACCCAAGCAGTCGTACACGCGGCGGCTGGTGTCGTCGGTGCCGAGCCTGGTGCCCTCGCACCGCGAGGCGCCCGTCGGCCAGCCGGTGCTGCACGTCAAGGGCCTGGGCCGCACCTATGGCGGCAAGAGCTCGCTGTTCTCGCGCCGCGCGCCGCAGAACGTGATCGCCGCCGCCGACGTCAACCTGACGCTGCGCAAGGGCGAGATCCTCGGCATCGTGGGCGAATCCGGGTCGGGCAAGTCGACCGTGGCGCGCTGCATCGTGCGCCTGATCGAGCCCACCGCCGGCCACATGATGATGGGCGGCGAAGACCTCAGCACGCTGTCCGGCGCGGCCCTGCGGCCGGTGCGCCGCCGCATCCAGATCGTGTTCCAGGATCCGTACCGCTCGCTCAACCCGCGTCGCACCGTGGGCGAGTCGATCATCGAGGGCCTGCTCAATTTCGGCGTGCCCCGCGACAAGGCCGAGCAGCGCGCCGGCGAGACGCTGTCGGTGGTCGGCCTGAGCCCCGACGCCATGCGGCGCTATCCGCACCAGTTCTCCGGCGGCCAGCGCCAGCGCATCTGCATCGCCCGCGCGCTGGTGATGGACCCCGAGATCCTGGTGGCCGACGAGGCCGTCTCGGCGCTGGACGTGTCGGTGCAGGCGCAGGTGCTGGAACTGCTCGAGCAGGTGCGCCAACGCACCGGCGTGGGCGTGCTGTTCATCACGCATGACCTGCGCGTGGCCGCGCAGATCTGCGACACCATCATGGTCATGCAGCGCGGCAAGGTCGTCGAGACCGGCGCCGCCCAGGCCGTGCTGACCGATCCCCGCCACGAGTACACCCGCGCCCTGATCGACGCGGCGCCCGGACGCGACTGGGACTTCCGCAACTTCCGGCCCGTGGCGGCCGGCCTTGCGTCCCCCGCCGCCTAG
- a CDS encoding amidase codes for MSQPHELSAQELLAAYRNKTLSPVEATRSVLDHIARWEPHIHATYALDPDQALAQARASEARWMKGEPQACGGYSLDGVPATIKENIATRGVPVPLGTAATDLTPAAADAPPAARMREAGAVVLGKTTMPDYGMLSSGLSSFHALTRNPWDLTKNPGGSSAGAGAAAAAGYGPLHIGTDIGGSVRLPAAWCGIATLKPSLGRIPIDPPFMGRCAGPMTRDIADAALMMGVLSQPDARDHMSLPFQDFDWLNLERDVRGLRIGLQLDAGCGLPLDPEIRAAVEAAARQFEAAGAIVTPLEPWMTPDMLDGVDRFWRTRSAIDLGALPEARRAKILPFIRAWAESGGGQTGEAVFRSYYETLNVRARTVAATAPFDYVLSPVAPVVAYNAEWAAPTNEVATTMHHIGYTLPYNMSEQPAASVNCGYTRAGLPIGLQIAGARFDDLGVLRVARAWERMRPAQHPWPQPPRAA; via the coding sequence ATGTCGCAACCGCATGAACTCTCGGCCCAGGAACTGCTGGCCGCCTATCGCAACAAGACCCTGTCGCCGGTCGAGGCGACCCGCTCGGTGCTCGATCACATCGCGCGCTGGGAACCGCACATCCACGCCACTTACGCGCTCGATCCCGACCAGGCGCTGGCCCAGGCACGCGCCTCCGAGGCGCGCTGGATGAAGGGCGAACCGCAGGCCTGCGGCGGCTACTCGCTGGACGGCGTGCCCGCCACCATCAAGGAAAACATCGCCACCCGCGGCGTGCCGGTGCCGCTGGGCACGGCCGCCACCGACCTGACGCCCGCCGCAGCCGACGCGCCGCCGGCGGCGCGCATGCGCGAGGCCGGCGCCGTGGTGCTGGGCAAGACCACCATGCCCGACTACGGCATGCTGTCCTCGGGGCTGTCGAGCTTCCATGCGCTGACGCGCAATCCGTGGGACCTCACCAAGAACCCGGGCGGCTCCAGCGCCGGCGCCGGCGCGGCGGCCGCCGCGGGCTACGGCCCGCTGCACATCGGCACCGATATCGGCGGCTCGGTGCGCCTGCCGGCGGCCTGGTGCGGCATCGCCACGCTCAAGCCCAGCCTGGGCCGCATTCCCATCGATCCGCCCTTCATGGGCCGCTGCGCCGGCCCCATGACGCGCGACATCGCCGACGCCGCGCTGATGATGGGCGTGCTGTCGCAACCCGACGCGCGCGACCACATGAGCCTGCCGTTCCAGGACTTCGACTGGCTCAACCTGGAACGGGACGTGCGCGGCCTGCGCATCGGCCTGCAGCTGGACGCCGGTTGCGGCCTGCCGCTGGATCCCGAGATCCGCGCGGCGGTCGAGGCCGCGGCCCGCCAGTTCGAAGCCGCCGGCGCCATCGTCACCCCGCTCGAGCCGTGGATGACGCCCGACATGCTGGACGGCGTCGACCGCTTCTGGCGCACCCGCTCGGCCATCGACCTGGGCGCCCTGCCCGAGGCGCGCCGCGCCAAGATCCTGCCGTTCATCCGCGCCTGGGCCGAAAGCGGCGGCGGCCAGACCGGCGAAGCCGTGTTCCGCAGCTACTACGAAACCCTCAACGTGCGCGCCAGGACGGTGGCCGCCACCGCCCCCTTCGACTACGTGCTGTCGCCGGTGGCGCCGGTGGTGGCCTACAACGCCGAGTGGGCCGCGCCCACCAACGAGGTCGCCACGACCATGCACCACATCGGCTACACGCTGCCCTACAACATGAGCGAGCAGCCGGCTGCTTCGGTCAATTGCGGCTACACCCGGGCCGGCCTGCCGATCGGCCTGCAGATCGCCGGCGCGCGCTTCGACGACCTGGGCGTGCTGCGCGTGGCCCGCGCCTGGGAGCGCATGCGCCCGGCCCAGCATCCCTGGCCGCAGCCGCCCCGCGCCGCCTGA